The following DNA comes from Lates calcarifer isolate ASB-BC8 linkage group LG2, TLL_Latcal_v3, whole genome shotgun sequence.
ACTCAGGGTTACATTTTTGTATCAGATCTCACAGATCAGACCGGAGTGTCTGACTTTAATATCTTTCAGATGATTCACAGAACAAGGAATTAGCAGCCCAGGCGCAGCAAAAACCGGCCTGGGCTCCATGTTTCTTCTACAGAACAGATAAAGAAGTGTATTATTATGTCGGGCAGGAGATCACCATCGAGGGGGCTTTCGACTCGTATGCAGGCATGATATGGCCCGCGGTGAGTAGCACTGATTTGAAACCTTAAATCCAAACCTGTGCTTCCTGTTACACTTCTTGATACTCTGTTTTGAAGAATTTTATTTACTGATGCAAGTACAGATCAAGCAGCATCAGTAGTAGTAATTTTGATCCTAAGATCTCTGATCAAAACTGAACAGCATTTTTTGCaatactgaaagaaaaatacaacttaaaataacacattaataTTGATTGTAATGATAATGTTGACTGCCCTCAGGCTTTGGCTCTCTCTCACTACCTTGACACTCACCGTGAGCAGCTGAATCTTGAGGACAAAGCAGTCCTGGAGCTCGGAGCAGGAACTGGCCTTGTGTCTGTTGTAGCAGCGCTCCTGGGTATGTAAGACAAGAGCACCGTGAACTAAATACCTACATGAACGGATTGCTGAACAAGCCCTCTGGGCAGAAACCCAGGGGGCCAGAGCCTTTGTATGGAGTGACTGCTAACATTACAGACAATCAAAAGACTACGTGACACAAATTGACTGCAAAGACAAGTGAAATGTTCACAAAGACATATGTAttgaccacaaagagatgcaaacttactataatgacacaaaacaaccacaaataaTCACTGCAAAGAGTGattaaatgacataaaacaactCTCAGCTTGGGTGTCTTGCCCCTCTGTACActgggaggggtggggggcctTTAAATGTCTGTGCCCAGGACAGCATAGCCTCATAGTCTGTCCATGCACACCTGAGAGGTTATATCAGGttaaatgtttctctctttctgacttCAGGTGCATGGGTGACCGCCTCAGACCTTCCAGAGGTCCTGAACAACCTGAGAGTCAACCTGAGCAGGAACACCAGGGGgcgctgcaaacacacacctcaggtggcagctctgtcctgggacTACAACCTGGAGCGCTCCTACCCTACATCCGTCTACCGGTATGACTATGTGCTGGGAACAGACGTGGTCTACCATCACGACTTCCTGGACGAGCTCCTGGCCACCATGAAGCATTTCTGTCGGCCGGGGACGACTCTGATCTGGGCCAACAAGGTCAGAATGGAGTCTGATCTGACTTTCACTGAGAACTTTAAAAAGGCCTTTCACACGAGTTTACTGGCTGAAGATGGAGACATGAAGATCTACATGGCAAcgtgcagagaggaggagggagagggcgATAAGGAGCTGGAAATCCAAGATgtgctgagagaggaggaggaaagaaagaacaagGAAAACGAGGAGAAGCttgtggaggaaaaacacaatgaGGACAAACTTCACAGTGTCactaaagaaaaaagtaaagctGCAACAGAGGTACCTCACATGTCagaggctgagagaggagatgataaggaagagaaaaatgagcaTGAGtgtgatgaggatgaagagatggaggagacagTGGATGAATATAAAGAAGACGAGCAGAATAAACCAGAGAACAATGATTCAAATTGCAGCAACACAGCCAGTGATGACAACAGTACAGGTGAGTCATCTACATGATCTCAATGAGGTTAATGGCAAGAATTAAATCTTAGATGTGAAATATAAGACACATATGGTAAGGCTGAAATGTGGTGTAGAGAGATTCATTTAGTTCATttgttgttcatgttttgtCGACAGCTGCACAGCGGGACCGAACACCAGCCTGGGTCCCCAGGTTCTTCAACAGCTTGGATAAAGATGTCTACCATTACGTAGGACACGACATTGTCATTTATGAATCCATAGACTCCTATGGAGCAGTCATGTGGCCAGCGGTGACTATTTTATTATAAACTACAAAATGCTACAAAGCCTCATTCATCTTAACATCTCACCTCCAGTTGCGTCGCTCATTCCagctgtctcttttttttcgtGCAGGCGTTGGCTCTGTGCTCCTTCCTGGACAACAACAGGGAGAAGGTGAACCTGCAGGGGAAGGAGGTGCTGGAGCTGGGAGCAGGAACAGGACTGGTGGCTGTTGTAGCCAGTCTGCTGGGTGAGCAGTCGCAAAAGTCATCATGACATgatgcacaaaaaaacacaaaacacaaagaaatgtcCACTcagaattaaaataatcattatattCTATTATATAATTTGCTCTTGTGtactttctatttttctgtctattctcattcacattttataaacttattagtatttatttttgtgcctCCTGTTACCCTTTGCAAAAAGAACAATTGTTAAATTCCTGTGCACACATATACAAGAGCTTATCTGTATTTTTGCATTTAACCCATTAATCACAAATAATACATTCTTCATATTATTACTCCTCATTTTCCAAACTTTATACTGTACaatctttcctttctttcaggTAACTGTATTGTTCATTCACattcttttatcttttacatttttgtccatGGCTATTATGAAAAGGACAATATGAATGTGGCGATCTCCTCCATTGAAAAGTGTTGCACTTGTACTTAGACGATTGGATGATGGTGACTagtgtctttgtttctgtgtcttcagGAGCTTCAGTCACAGCTACAGACCTTCCAGAGGTGTTGAGTAACCTCAGGGCCAACGTGATGAGGAACACCAGGGGGCGTTGCACACACATGCCCAAGGTGGAGGCGCTGTCCTGGGGCTATGACCTGGAGCGCACCCACCCTACATCCGTCTACCGGTACGACTACGTGCTGGCAGCAGACGTGGTCTACCATCACGACTTCCTGGACGAGCTCCTGGCCACCATGAAGCATTTCTGTCGGCCGGGGACGACTGTGATCTGGGCCAACAAGGTCAGAATGGTGAATGATGTGACTTTCACTGAGAACTTTAAAAAGGCCTTTCACACGAGTTTACTGGCTGAAGATGGAGACATGAAGATCTACATGGCAACGTGCAGAGAGTAAGAGATACAGGAAGCATGGATGGATTAGTGAACCGGCCTCCTGAGTCCCTGAGTCCAGGCCCAGTCAAAGGGCTCAGCCAAACGTAGGTAGGTGTCAGTCACATAGTAGCTCTGCTTTAAGAAAATGTTACCTGCATCacagatgttttttgtgttttagccAGCTTCTCTTCATCTCCTGCATGCAACAAAATACAGTAGTTCAGGTGTCAGTTTTAGGGTTTCAACCATCAGCAGAACTTtagaaaatattcacaaaaagaTGCCAAACTTAGCATGTTGTGATGAGGTGATGGGTTGAGTCACTTTATATTGTAGAAGACAGatcatttatatgtttttacCTCCATGTGGCCACTGTCTTATAATCCCTCCATGAAAAAAAGGGTGGAGTTTACACATAGAAAAAGATTTAGAACATTTACTAATATTTAAGGCTATAAATCATTGCAGTAATGCAGAATGTGCCTTTTAACTTCATGTGATCCAGGCCTGATGCAATTTTAGCCTGACAAGAATGAATCTATGCTTCATGTTACTCATTATAATCACATTAGTGAatttttgaatttatttattgacagaaaattaaccagCAATGATTCTGATAATCAATGAATTATTTCAGATCTGGTTGATGGTTCCAGCTGCTTTTAATGTTCTTCTTTGTTATAtatgcaaataaatgaaatatctttgcatttttggactgttggtggGATACATTTTAAATAGGTCACCCTGGGCGGTAGGAAAGTCTgttggacatttttcatttttatctaaGTTATCTacatcacttgtttttttaaattttattgtttaataCAGCAATAAAAAACGGGACAAACCTTTCTATCTCATTTGCGGTGTTTTATAAGTGACGACCAGTGAACTCTCCTTTTCTTccaaatcatttttattcagtgtcattttccTTGTTTGTGACTTAACTCCATGTGTGACCACAAAATGGTGTGACAGTATCTCAGGTCTTTTTCCCACGTCATCGAGGAAGAATGGGTATAAAATAATACTGAGAGCATACAACCTTGTCTCATAACAATCTGTAAAATATTGGCATTTACTAGATTTTATGACTATAAATATAAACACTCAACATCCATAAGAAGCATTTCTAAAGTCTTTCCTGACACCAGCAGAGTGATAGCAACAGATATGAGAAGTCCGTTTGGTGCCAGAAATGGACGGCACAGTCCTGTGGTGAAAGTTAAGGCCATTTTCGGAGAGACTGTCATTGGCAATGCGTACTGTCGACAGCTGAGCCCTGAAACATAACGTCTGCCTGAACCGAAACCCaaaacaggaaggaggagaaaagggacAAAGATAAGAAGGGAAAACAGAAGATGCAAAAAAGTAGAAATGATTAACAACACAAATTCagtccaaaaaaacaaacaacaaacccaACTGACTCCAGTAAACCCCTGCACGCTCCCAGGAGGCCTGTGCTGAGGCCACTGCAGAAAGTGCACACAAGTCAcagctaaaaacagaaacacaagttGTTTTCTTACCCCTGGGTAAACATGAGTTGTGACCACTAATTTGCTGTGTATGCAGACCTTGGCTTGAAAGGAGCTGCTTTTATATTCTTACACATTCACCTTCTACTTGTGAGAGGACTTAGAACATCAGGGAGAGAGGACACTGTTTATTAAAGCCGTTATAGCTACAACTGTGGTTTTGGTTCCTCAATTCAATATTGTTGTGTCTAATTTTATCATCTTTATCATGTCTGGtaaaactttcattttcatacttCCTCTGACAATTAAACAAACTTAACATGGGAAAATCACTCTTTGGTTAAACTGATGATATTACAGACTGTGACAGGAGATCACACTTTCTTTGTGAAGTGAAAAAGGTTGAGAAtcacaaatataaaaactgaGTTATATGTAGTCTGTATCTTTAGCCTCGGGTCCTCTTTTGCACGGCACCGTGAACACAAAGAGCCACATGTCCTCATTCGTTACATTGATTCAGGTGAGATACTTTAAAGGACCATGCCAGTGTTTTGGGAAGTTCTAGCTCCACATGCTGTGAGGTTTTGTATTTTCAGATGCGTCTTTCCAACCATTCTGTACAGTTACTGTCTCCCATTAATTTTCCTAtggcattgaaaacaaatgGTAGACTCTTAAAACTTGCTCAAAGAGGGAACCTGTGGCGGAGTGTGGAGTTACAAAGAAGCGAGTTTACCTAAATAGCCTGTTCCTCATCTCTGCTTAAggccagcagctccaggctaCATTCACACACCTGAATCACTGACTAAACTGTCAGTAATCAAGTTGCATTGTTGGTAAAGAAGGTGATATCTCTGA
Coding sequences within:
- the LOC108888033 gene encoding uncharacterized protein LOC108888033 isoform X1, encoding MDTLSTYFVEETKCMRGRDEEEEEEEEEEDSGDEEDKEEEKYDSQNKELAAQAQQKPAWAPCFFYRTDKEVYYYVGQEITIEGAFDSYAGMIWPAALALSHYLDTHREQLNLEDKAVLELGAGTGLVSVVAALLGAWVTASDLPEVLNNLRVNLSRNTRGRCKHTPQVAALSWDYNLERSYPTSVYRYDYVLGTDVVYHHDFLDELLATMKHFCRPGTTLIWANKVRMESDLTFTENFKKAFHTSLLAEDGDMKIYMATCREEEGEGDKELEIQDVLREEEERKNKENEEKLVEEKHNEDKLHSVTKEKSKAATEVPHMSEAERGDDKEEKNEHECDEDEEMEETVDEYKEDEQNKPENNDSNCSNTASDDNSTAAQRDRTPAWVPRFFNSLDKDVYHYVGHDIVIYESIDSYGAVMWPAALALCSFLDNNREKVNLQGKEVLELGAGTGLVAVVASLLGASVTATDLPEVLSNLRANVMRNTRGRCTHMPKVEALSWGYDLERTHPTSVYRYDYVLAADVVYHHDFLDELLATMKHFCRPGTTVIWANKVRMVNDVTFTENFKKAFHTSLLAEDGDMKIYMATCRE
- the LOC108888033 gene encoding uncharacterized protein LOC108888033 isoform X2 encodes the protein MIWPAALALSHYLDTHREQLNLEDKAVLELGAGTGLVSVVAALLGAWVTASDLPEVLNNLRVNLSRNTRGRCKHTPQVAALSWDYNLERSYPTSVYRYDYVLGTDVVYHHDFLDELLATMKHFCRPGTTLIWANKVRMESDLTFTENFKKAFHTSLLAEDGDMKIYMATCREEEGEGDKELEIQDVLREEEERKNKENEEKLVEEKHNEDKLHSVTKEKSKAATEVPHMSEAERGDDKEEKNEHECDEDEEMEETVDEYKEDEQNKPENNDSNCSNTASDDNSTAAQRDRTPAWVPRFFNSLDKDVYHYVGHDIVIYESIDSYGAVMWPAALALCSFLDNNREKVNLQGKEVLELGAGTGLVAVVASLLGASVTATDLPEVLSNLRANVMRNTRGRCTHMPKVEALSWGYDLERTHPTSVYRYDYVLAADVVYHHDFLDELLATMKHFCRPGTTVIWANKVRMVNDVTFTENFKKAFHTSLLAEDGDMKIYMATCRE